The DNA region GCAATACGGGACATTGGTCAAACTCTTCCGGGTTTACCTCCGGCTTCTTATTCAGGAATGTTCTTAATAGTTCCAGCGGGACGCGCGTCGCTGCCGCCTGTGGATCATTCATAATAAGTCGGGTTAAATCCCGATTATTGGTAATCAGTTGCATACGCGATACTTGCTTCACAGAGATTCGTATATGATCCAGTAAAGCCGGGAACTGATCCATCATGCGTTTACCCCAGCGGCTAACCAGACGGTTCGGTGCAAGCTGGTCACGCATATCAGCATCACTTGTGTCCACAAATGTTGTTACGATCAAGCCTTGTACGTGCTCACTGCGTGCACTCGTGTGATAAGCGAGCATGCCTCCGATGCTGCTTCCCAGCGCCACGATTGGCTTGCCATCTTTCCTATATTCACGATCAGCGAGTGAAACAAGCAGCTTGATCCATAGTTCATAATTGAGACGTGTCCCAGGCAACGGATAGCTCAGCCCATACGGTGGAAGATCTGGCGAGACTACCTCGTAACCTCGGAGCTGCAACATTCGGGCATAGGGAGCGAGCAACCTGCCATTGCCTCCAGCTCCGTGAATGAACAGAATTTTGATCGGCGACTCGGGCGCTGGCAGCCGATCGATGTGCAGATGAACCCCGTTCGATTCCCACCACTCCTCTTCAGGATTAGCATGGTTCCCCAGCCTGAATTCTTCGTGAAAAAAGGCTTGATACTGTTTCCAATAATGATGTGTTGTCTGATATGAGGGCAGATTCTTCATTGCAATTCATTCTCCTCTTGTTACAAATCAATTCATTCAGGTTGCATGAGCGTGTCCCTATATAATCCAAAAAAGCCGTGCACTGCACGACCTTTCATTAAGCAACATCTATAAGCATTCGTATAAGCTTACCCCTTTGTACAACAACCTTCATACATCTGTCAATGTAGGGATAGTACCTTACTTGCTGCAAATAAACGCCACACCCGGGAGAGAGTTACTACTCCAAGCAGTGTGGCGTGTATGGATCATCTGTGAATCAAGGAACTTATGTGTTTGCATCTGAGTGTTAAGCTGCCTGTTTCACGGACGTCACAACAGATGGAACAGTGTCAACCTGTCTCTTTTCCCCTCAGTCGATTCCTGAATCGAACATACTGTCCGTAAATCCATGGAGATTCTTTCGTCAGAATCGGGCCAAGTACTGCCAGAATCAACACGTATAACACGGCAAAAGATTGAATGGACGCCATCAGGCCTCCTGCCTTACCGATGTTCGCCATAATGATAGAGAATTCTCCCCGGGAAACGAGCGTGAACCCCACATTGAGAGAAGCCTTTGGTGTCATCCCGGCCAATCTGCCCGCGATCATGCCCGCACCGTAGTTGCTGGCAATGGTCAGGATAACGGCAATAACAGTCATTCCAACCGCCCCGCCTAGGGATGAAGGCTCAATGGTCAGGCCAAAGCTGAAAAAGAAGATGGCACCAAAGAAATCTTTGAACGGCATGATCTGATGCTCAATTCGGCTGGCATGTCTGGATTCCCCCAGAACCAGCCCCATCATCAGAGCTCCAATCGCCTCGGCTACATGCAGCGTTTCCGAGAAACCTGCCACCAGAAAAAGCAGTGTCATGACGGTAAGCAGGAACAACTCCGATGATTTGATGTTAAGCGCCTTATCAATATACTTGATGCATTTCCTGCCTATAATCAGAAATAACACAATAAAGAGCAGCGCAGACAGGGATACAAGCAAGACGCTGAGGAATGAGGTAGCCCCACTAAGTACAAGCCCCGTCAGAATCGAGATATGAATGGCGATGAACAGATCATCAAACATGATCATCCCCATAATAATCTCCGTCTCCGGGTTCGCCGTGCGCTTCAAATCCACAAGTACTTTAGCCACGATCGCTGTGGAAGAACTCGTCATAATACCACAGACAACTAATGTCTCTTTGAGGGGCAGCTCCATGAACCATCCCAGCAGCAGACCGGAAGCAAAATTTAGTCCAACATAGAACATACCTCCGGTCAGGATGGCTTTGCCTGACTTCATCAGGCGGGAGACGGAAAATTCAAGTCCCAGATAAAAGAGCAAAAACAGAATGCCCAGCCTGCCCATAAATTCAATAAATTCCGAGCTTTCGATAAAACGCAAATCTACAATGCCAATCTGTGGTGCATGCGGTCCAACTGCCATACCAATCAGAATATAGAAAGGAATGACCGAAAATCGTAATCGTGCAGATATCAGCCCCGTAAGTGTAATCAGCGCAACGGCAATTCCCACTTCGAATATGAGCATATCCATAGGCTAGAGCCGTCCATTGGATAACAACCGTTTTAACAGTTTGATCTGATCCCGTTCACCGGCGACAACAATCGTAGCCCCCGCGGTAAAGGTATAGTCTGGACCCGGATTAAACTGCTTCGTCTTGTTCTTCTCCACCACAGCCAGAATAACTGCTCCTGTTGCCTGGCGGATGTTCAGTTCTCCGATCGTTCTTCCTATACTCTCTGAATGTGGCTCAATGCGGAGCCATTCAATTAACAGTCCCTCCAGCATCACTTCACGCTCATCCTGAAACGTTGGTTTGTACGTCATGCCGCCGACAATAGCCGCTACCGCACGTGCCTCATCATCATCCAGTGTGACCAGTGACACCATGTCTCCCAGTTCTTCAGGCGAATCGCCTGATTCCATGTGAAACAGGTCACGTCGCTCATCATTATGGATGACGATGACCAGATGCTCACCGCTGCGTGTATGCAGCCAATACTTACGTCCAATTCCCGGCAAATCCGTCTCTTTAAAGTGCATGATCTGCACCCCCAGTCGGCATCCGGTTCAAGGATTCATTGTTCAACACAATATCCGTAATGCGAACCCGCATGGAGCCAGCCGGTATGTTAATCGACCTCACTTCCCCCTTGTGTCCAAGCAGTAATTGCCGACCTACAGGGGAAAGGAAGGAAATACATCCCGCATCAGGATCCGCGTCGTCCGGCATAACAATCGTGAACGAATCGGATGTGTGGAAGTCAACGTATTCAAAACGAATCAAACTGCCAATGAGTACCACCGAGTCCAGATTTTCGTCTGTTCCGAGGAGCAGTTCCTCCACACATGTCGTATAAGCCGCAAGCAGCCGCTCCATCTGGGAACGTTCCGGATCACGCACGTCAAAATAGGCGTCGAGAAATGTTCTTTTCTCTTCACCCAATATAATCAGCTGGTTTACCAGCTTCTCTCTGCAGTTTTGGCGAGTAGACCTATGGTTCATAATAGATCTCACCTCCTATACAAGCCCTGTTCTCCATGTTGATTCGCATGTTTTTCTTCATCATGTTGTACTCCTCCTTCATATAGATAAAAAAACCACGGATACCGAGGTCTTACTACCATCTTACCAAAACAATTTTTTTAATCCAGTCTATTCCGTTAACTTCGTGTTATATAACGATAAAAGGGCAGTCCATCCAGCTTCCAAACTTAACCTTTACATCATATGACAGATCCATAGAAGATTTTAATAACGTCATAAAAAACATTTTATGGATTTTCATCTCGTATTTTTATTTGGTTTCCTGTATATTTAACTACAAACTTTTATGCAATTTATACAAATAGCCATCCCAGGACTTTAACACAATAAAGGAGTGCATCGAAAAAGTGTCGACTATAACTAAGGATTCAACTCAAGTAACTGCCGCAGAGTATGTTCATTCCGTTTACGAATCGGTTATCGCCAGAAATCCACAGGAAAGTGAATTCCATCAGGCTGTCAAAGAGATCCTGGACTCGCTTATTCCTGTCATTGCAGCTCACCCGAAATATCGGGAGAATGGCTTGCTTGAACAGCTTGTTGAGCCAGAACGTGTCATTACGTTTCGTGTGCCTTGGGTAGATGATCAAGGTAAGGTACAAGTGAACCGCGGATTCCGTGTTCAGTTCAATAGCGCAATTGGGCCTTACAAAGGCGGACTTCGCTTCCATCCTTCCGTTTACTCGGGAATTGTTAAGTTCCTTGGGTTTGAACAAATTTTCAAAAATGCCCTGACTGGCCTGCCCATCGGGGGTGGTAAAGGCGGTTCCGACTTCGATCCAAAAGGAAAGTCAGATCTGGAAGTCATGCGTTTCACCCAGAGCTTCATGACGGAGCTGTACAAATATATCGGTTCCGATGCGGACGTACCTGCCGGCGACATCGGTGTAGGTGCACGGGAGATCGGTTATATGTTCGGACAGTACAAACGCATCAGCGGTGGACATGAAGCCGGCGTACTTACAGGTAAAGGACTCCTATACGGTGGAAGTCTTGCACGTAAGGAAGCTACCGGATTCGGATGTGTGTACTTTGTGAAGGAGATGCTGGCATCCAAAGGACTGAGCTTCAAGGACAGTACGGTAGTTGTCTCCGGTTCAGGTAATGTATCCATCTATGCTATCCAGAAGGCTCAAGAGCTTGGAGCTACTGTTGTAGCATGTAGTGACTCTGGAGGTTACATCTATGATGCTCAAGGAATCAATCTGGATACAGTGAAAAGATTAAAAGAGGTTGATCGTCTGCGGATCAGCGAATATGTTAAAGAGCATCCGCATGCCGTTTATACTGAAGGCTGTGAAGGCATCTGGTCTATTCCTTGTGATATCGCACTGCCTTGTGCAACGCAAAATGAAATCGACGAACAGGCTGCTGCATTGCTCGTGCAAGGCGGAGTTAAAGCGATTGGTGAAGGAGCAAATATGCCTTCCACGCTGGCTGCGATTGACGTTTTCCATAAAGAAGGCGTGCTGTTTGGGCCAGCGAAAGCGGCTAACGCTGGCGGAGTAGCCGTGTCCGCCCTTGAAATGTCACAGAACAGCATGCGGTTGTCCTGGTCATTTGAAGAAGTGGACGCCAAGCTGCATGACATTATGTCGAACATCTACACTAGCTGTGTTCAGGCAGCGGATGAGTACGGCTGTGCAGGTAACCTGCTTGCCGGAGCAAACATCGCTGGTTTCCTGAAGGTGGCAGATGCCATGCTCGCGCAAGGTATCGTCTAACTTCAAGAAATTGGGTCGTTGACTCGAAGAGTGTGTAACATCAGAATTAATCTTACCTTTATTGATGAAGGGCAGTCCCCCATGAGGAGAGCTGTCCTTTTTTCATTTTTCTTTTAACTGAAGCGAACCGTATAAAAGTTCAACAGAACATGTAGATACAATGTAGTCTTTATTCTTACTAAAACAAATAAGCCGCCTAAATGGCGGCTATCTAACAGACAATATGGCTTATGAACGAATGGTTTTCAACGCTCCGCTCCAGGATAACACTTGATCCAACATGCCGTTCAGATTGGTCAAATGCAGATCAGCCGGTTTGAACGTTCCGTTATCAAAATCCGTAAACAACGACAATGCCGGATGAACACGTACGTCCGCAACCGACAATTCTCCGAGAATGCCGCGCAGATGTTCTGCAGCACGTGCACCGCCTACCGAGCCATAGCTGACAATCCCTGCAGCTTTATCGTTCCATGCCTCCCGGGCATAGTCCAATGCATTCTTCAGCGATGCCGAGATGCTGTGATTATATTCCTGCACGATAAACACGAACCCGTCCAAGCTCGCCAGCTTCGTGTTCCAGGCAGCAGCCTGTTCTGTTGCATCGGCTTCGCCCAATAACGGCAGCTTGTAATCAGCAATATCCACGATTTCGTAGTTGGCATCTCCACGTGCATCTGCAATCTGTTTCACCCATTCTCCGACCTGCGGACTCAACCGCCCTTCACGTGTACTCCCAAGAATAATTCCAATGTTCAATTTCGACATGATTGTTTCCTCCTCTTGTGTATTGTTATTTGTTTTTCCGAATAACTTATCCATAAATCCCATATTTACACCATCCTGCATCCGTTTAGTTGGTTAGCTCTGTATTAAATATAAGTGACTTAATTTATTTAGTCAAGTAACTTACATAAAGTTTGCAAATTATTTTTTATCTCTATCTATCATATCAGTGCCGGTTCCTATTTATGCTGCCAGCCCTTGCAACTACATAAAAAAAGGTCCATTCCCGATGAATCTGGGAATGGACCTTCCTGTTATTTTTCGTCGTTGCCTTGCTGAACTGTCTGGCACCCCTTTATTTTACAGTGATCAGAGCTTCACCTTGGTTCACTTGCCCCTGCTGCTTCGCCTGAATATCCATATATACGGCTGTATTCGATACAATAACAGAGGTCGTAGTATCCAAACCTGCAGCTGTGATGCCTTCAAGATCAAACTCCACGAGCTTGTCTCCCTTGCGAACCGTATCCCCATCGGAGACAAAAGAAGTAAAATGTTTGCCCTTGAGACTCACCGTATTAATACCCACATGAATCAAAATCTCAATGCCATCTTCAGACAACAGACCAATGGCATGTTTCGTCTTGAAAATGGTCACAATCACACCATCGAACGGTGCATAAGCCACGCCTTGTGTCGGTACAATCGCAGCTCCCTGCCCCATGGCTCCGCTGGAGAATGCCTCATCGCCCACCTCTTTCAACGGAATCAGTTTACCCGTAAGCGGACTAAACACGGTTTTCTCCACAAGCGATTCCGCGGCAGAGTCAGCTGAAGCAGTGGAAGAAACATTAACGAATTCGCTGGAAGCAGACGATTGCTCTGCCTTCTCGGCATGCTCCTGGTTTGATGGAGCAGATTGGGCTGCATTTTTATAACCAAACATGTAGGTTAGGATAAAGCCCAATATAAAAGCAATAAGAACAGACAGGATGAACCCAATGAATCCGGTATCCATTCCTGACGGATTAATGAAGATCGGAATACCGAATACACCACCAGCCGCAAAACCATACGCAGTCGAACCCATGAAACCAGCCAAAGCCCCGGCGATACCGCTTGCGATTGAAGCCATAATAAATGCCTTTTTGGCCGGCAATGTGACGCCATAGATTGCTGGCTCCGTTACCCCCAACAACCCAGCAATAGTTGCTGAGGTCGCAATCGGTTTCAGTCGCTTATCGCGTGTTTTAATCGCAATGGCAAGCGACGCCCCAGTCTGAGCAAACGTGGTACAGAACAGCATGCCGTTAATTGGATCGAAGCCGTTTGTGGTGAGGTTGTTGATCAGGATCGGAATAAATGCCCAGTGCAGTCCAAAGATAATGACCGTTTGCCAGATCCCTGCCAGAATCAATCCTGCGATAATCGGGCTAAGCTTATAAACCCACATTGCACCGTCAGCCAGATAATCACTTACAAGTGTTGACACAGGACCAACTGCCAGGAAAACAATCGGTGTAATGACAGCAAGTGTAACAAGCGGTACAAAGAACATTTTAATGGAGGGAGGCGTAATCTTCCCTAGCCACTTCTCGAAGTTCGAGGCCAGGTAGGAAGCGACAATAATAGGAATAACGGATTGTGTATAATTCATCAGAACAACCGGAATGCCGAGAAATGACATGGCCGTGCCATCCGTAAATGCTGCTATCATGGTTGGATAGACGAGCGCTGCACCAAGGGTTGCCGAAATAAATGGATTACCTCCGAATTTCTTGGCTGCTGAGAATCCAAGCAGAATCGGGAAGAAATAAAACAGGGCATCTGCTATTGCATACAATATCTTGTACGTACTCATCTCTTCGGTAAGCCAGTTCAGCGTAATGAACAGGGCAAGTAGTCCTTTTAGGATACCTACAGCTGACAGTACCCCCACGACTGGCAGGAACACGCCGGAGATTACATCAACAAAGCGGTTGAACAAACCCTTTTTCTCACCTTGAGCTGTATCTCCCGAAGGTGATGCAGCCGGATCCCTTCCCATCGTTTTCAACAGGGACTCATAAACTTTAGGTACTTCATTCCCTATGACGACTTGAAACTGCCCTCCACCCTCCACAACGGTAAGTACACCATCAATCTGTTTGATCTCTTCCTTATTTGGTGCCTGCATGTCTTTCAAGGTAAATCGGAGACGGGTCACACAATGAATAACGTTATTGATATTATCATTGCCACCGACGGCGCTGAGAATTTCCTTTGCTGTTTTGTCGTGATTCATGTCATATACTCCTTTATGTGGATGCCATAGTATCTTCTTAGGAAGTCATTACTAAGAAGAAATAAATATCGTAAAACATTGTTAGTTGATTTAATTACCTATTCCAGCCTTTACCGGTGTAGCCCATGCCGCCACGATCGCTGCACAGATGCCACCCGCCAGTTTCCCCACAATCATGGCGGTTACCATGGATTTGTCCATGCCCGCTACGAAACCCAGATGTCCTCCAAATACAAAAGAACCACTGACCGCAAAAGCAATGCTGACGACCTTCCCTCTTGGGTTCATGTCTTTAACCAGCTGAAATGTCGGGATATTATGAGCCAGTGAAGCTACAAGCCCGGCTGTGGTAGGCGCATCCAGCTTCAGCCATCGGCCTGCGCGTTCAAGCGGTGTTTTGCAGGTTTTGTTGATCACAGCCACCATGGGGAAAGCCCCGGCCAGTACAATGGCAATTGTCCCTACCGTTGTAATGCCTTCCGAAAGCGGAGCCATGTTCGGGATCACCGCGAAGCCCGTGAGGGTTTTTACGGCGATGGCCACCAATCCAACCAGGGACAGCAAGGTGATACCGCTTCCAAATATGTTAAACAACCTGACCGTTTGATTCATAAAAAAGCGCAAGCCAATCATAATGATGATGGACAATATCACGGGGATAATCAGGTTTCGGTAGATGATCGTAAAACCAATGCCTGCTACCATTCCTCCAATCAGACAGCCAATCGGAATTGTACTGATGCCGATGAGGACGCCCTTGGCAAAGTACGGATGATCCTCCCGATCCAGAATGCCCAGCGCAACGGGGATCGTGAACACAAGTGTTGGCCCAAACATTGTCCCGAGGAATACCCATGAAAAGAGACCTGCCTGTTCGCTCTGTGCCATCTGTCCCGCCAAAGCGTATCCTCCCATATCGACCGCAAGGATGGTATTGGCGAACGATGCCGGATCGGCACCGATCGCTTCATACAGCGGAGAGATGAGCGGAATGAGCATACTCGCCAGAACAGGCGCAAGTGAGACAATTCCCACCATGACCAGGGCGAGTGAGCCCATCGCCATGATGCCTTCCGTGAACGCCACTCCGAGTCCCATCCGGTTCCCGAATGCCTTGTCCACAGCACCAAGCACCAGGAAAAACGCAATGAGGATCATGACGAGTTCATTAATGGACATTATTGCTCCTCTACATACCGTTGAACGTTGTGGTTCGCCGCACTGTCATACGTATCAAATACCAAGCGAAGCGTTTTGACATTATCCGAACCGCTGGTCTGGAACTCCGCCCCTGTATTCAAACATTCAATAAAGTGGGATTGAAGTTTACGGTGACTATCCTCGTAGTTCAGCTCCGTTCGTTCAGCATACACCTTCTCCTTGCCAGCGTTATCGATGATGGACAACCTTCCGTCTTTATAGAGCTTGATCGTGGCTTTATCCCCTTCGATGATGAGCTGCTCCTTATGATCCGGAAGTACTTGCTCCGGCAAAGATCCACTCAGCTCACGACGCGTCGCCCAGCTCATATCCATCAGCCCGACATACTCCCCGTATCCCAGCATAACCATGCCACTGTCTTCGCCGAGCGTATATTCGCTTACCTTCCTTGTCTCTGCATACAGACGCTCAGGCTCTCCGAACAGGAAACGCCAGGTATCAAACCAATGCACACCCATCTCATAGAACAACAAATGAGGCATGTCCCTGAAAAAAGGCTGTGGCAGTTCCTGTTCCGGAGCAAATCTTGGGGAATAAAAATCCGTATGGATATAACGAATCGTATTCAGTTGACCCACCGTATTTTCCTCGAGCAGTTTCTTGATCAATTGAAACGGTTCAAGCCAGCGCCAATTCTCCGTCACCATCAGACGTACGCCTGCTTCTTCCGCAATTCGTACCATCTCCTCGGCCTCCTCAATGGAACGCGCAAACGGCTTCTGGCACATGATATGCTTGCCTGCAGCAGCAGCCAGTTTCACCAGTTCCAGATGTGTGTCAGGCGGCGTGATTATATCCAGCACATCCAGATCTGCTTCTTCAAGCATGGTTGCCACATCCGAGTACCGGAATGCTGCCGGAATGTTGAACCTGTCCGATTTCTCATTCAGCGCTGCAGCGTCGCGATCACAAATTCCTGTTATTTCGGCATCCGCAATGAATTGCCAAGCCTTAATGTGTTTTTCTGACCAGTACCCCGTACCTACGATACCGATTTTCCACATACCTTCACCCCATCTATAATGTAAAATCTCTCTATGCCATATCTCAGCCTGATGCTGGGGCCTCCCTTACTTCCGTGTACCAATGATTACCGTATCATGTTCAAACATATGCATTGGAATGACCCCGCACTCGTTCTCGCGGAATGGATTTGTCTGAGCAAATCGGCGGTGGACCAGATCAATGGTCGTAAACTCGTAATCCTCCACCGGAAAATCCAGTCGTACCTTCGTGTTGACCGGAACGTATAGAACAATGGTATCCTCATTGCCTGCCGCACGAATTTCCTTCGTCTTGTTCAATACGATATCCAGCGGCTTCACACCGACCAGTTGATACTGGTCAAAGAGGTATTTCATAAATGAATAATCCCACGCGCCCTCGAAGCGAAGAGCCGATCTCCAGTCATAGGGGCTATCGAAACCTTCCCCTTCCACAATGCCAAAAGACATGCCTTTTTTGTGCCAGCTCCAGATGCCGTGTGCTCCGTACGTGACCCCGGCACCGCCTCCGGCAAGCAGACTCTGCCACGCCGCCTTACGAGCATCGAATGCAGAGTATCGCCCATACACGTTGCGGCTGTAACTAATCTGTTCATAACAAGGTTCACCGTTGATCACCGGACGCTCAGGCGTCTGATTATAAAAATGCTCTGCAAGCTCATGAGCCATGGCCTGGAATTCAGAGTTATGACCGGATTGATACATATAAAAATCCAGTCCTTCATGGTTTGCAAACGTCTCCGGAATGTCTCGCAATCTCCCTTGAATGTGCAGCGTGGTCAGACTGGACGGACTGATCCGCTTGACGGTTTCCAGTGCAGTCTGATAATAGGTATTCGCCACGTCGGACGGGAAATCCGTATCACCACTGACCAGATAAATTGGGTTATATTTAGAGAAGCGATTGACGACATAAGTCACGTAAGGTTCAACAGCCCCCAACGGCATTTTGCTATTCTTCTGAAACCTCGTAGCCCATGTATCCGGCACATAATTACACCACAGGAGCACAAGCGCGGATGTAAATCCACGTTCTGTGGCCATGCGAACCATCTTTTCAGCACGGTCAAAGTAAAATTCGTTATAGACCGAATAATCAGTTGTCCCATCTTCCTGCTGAGCAAAGGGTTCCAGCTCCAGATCAGATCCACTGGCATCCCACTGACGCAGGATGTTGATCTGTAATACGTTAAATCCCTGCATTTTGCGATAATCCAAATACTCTTCCCATTCTTCAAGCGTGGCGTTAGTAAACGCACTCCACACAGTATCCGCCAAATAAAACAAAGGTTTCCCTTGTTTTTCTAACGTTCGGCGATTGGCAGCAACTTGAACAGCCATCTTTTCACCCCATCCTTCTTCACTAAACTAAATAGATTATTTTAGTTAATTTAATATGATTTAAGTCATCCTCAATACAATGAATGCGTTTTCCAATTGAATATTAACACTTGATTCATAAACAGTCAATCATAATTTTAGCTTAAATACATATTTTTTTTAGTTAAGTTTAGTTTAGTAAACAACTGAAATTTTAGCTTGAATCGTGGTATACTGAGCGTATGCAGTCCATTTAGGAGGTTGTCTCTTGAAGATCGATGATATTGCGCGGCTGGCTGGCGTGTCCAAAGCAGCTGTCTCTCTTGCGTTTAACAATAAACCTGGCGTCAGCGAACAGACACGGGAACATATACTGAACATTGCACAGATCCACGGATATAAACCAAGAACGGCTAAAACTGGAAAAGAAATCTATAAACCCAATGCGATTATTCGTTTTGTTGCCTGTAAAAATACGGATATCGTAACGGAACATTATGATACACTCCCCTTTTTCAATGAGTTGATTCACCATATCACGGAGCAGGTCAAGCAACATGGAAATACACTTATCATTTCATCTATTGATCTTCAGCGAATACAGCACGAACTTGAAGTT from Paenibacillus sp. JNUCC-31 includes:
- a CDS encoding apiosidase-like domain-containing protein, giving the protein MAVQVAANRRTLEKQGKPLFYLADTVWSAFTNATLEEWEEYLDYRKMQGFNVLQINILRQWDASGSDLELEPFAQQEDGTTDYSVYNEFYFDRAEKMVRMATERGFTSALVLLWCNYVPDTWATRFQKNSKMPLGAVEPYVTYVVNRFSKYNPIYLVSGDTDFPSDVANTYYQTALETVKRISPSSLTTLHIQGRLRDIPETFANHEGLDFYMYQSGHNSEFQAMAHELAEHFYNQTPERPVINGEPCYEQISYSRNVYGRYSAFDARKAAWQSLLAGGGAGVTYGAHGIWSWHKKGMSFGIVEGEGFDSPYDWRSALRFEGAWDYSFMKYLFDQYQLVGVKPLDIVLNKTKEIRAAGNEDTIVLYVPVNTKVRLDFPVEDYEFTTIDLVHRRFAQTNPFRENECGVIPMHMFEHDTVIIGTRK